One genomic region from Terriglobus aquaticus encodes:
- the hpnI gene encoding bacteriohopanetetrol glucosamine biosynthesis glycosyltransferase HpnI — translation MFVIPLITLLLTFSGIFYLLLALVAMRSFAQVTDPPLATAPPTVSILKPVKGSDPGLYRSFASHCQQQYGGRYELLLGASETGEPLEQMAAKLMQEFPGSTVRVIPCPERLGLNGKVSTLEQMVPHALGEVLVINDADIRVGPHYLERIAAHLAEPNVGLVTATYFAQVAERGSIWSKLEALGISTEFLPGILSARMLERGVRFGLGGTLALRRETLDSIGGFQMLRDHVADDYELGARVYQSGRTVRLMREVVATSVPRYSFRGFAEHQLRWGRTVRDARPAQFFGTVTLHAVPWAIATVIATGASLPSISLFSLVLFLRILVALCGGVGLLRDGQVLRDILLIPVRDCFALLLWAWTYAGDEVVWRGERFRLRKGVMERVQP, via the coding sequence GTGTTTGTCATTCCGCTGATTACGCTGCTGCTTACGTTCTCCGGCATCTTCTACCTGCTGCTGGCGCTGGTTGCCATGCGCAGCTTTGCGCAGGTCACCGACCCGCCGTTGGCCACGGCGCCGCCGACCGTCTCCATTCTGAAACCGGTGAAGGGCAGCGACCCGGGGCTGTATCGCAGCTTTGCGAGCCATTGCCAGCAGCAGTACGGCGGCCGCTATGAACTGCTGCTGGGCGCGAGTGAGACGGGTGAGCCGCTGGAACAGATGGCGGCAAAGCTGATGCAGGAGTTCCCGGGATCGACCGTCCGCGTGATCCCGTGCCCGGAGCGGCTGGGATTGAACGGCAAGGTGAGCACGTTGGAGCAGATGGTGCCGCACGCGCTGGGCGAGGTCCTCGTCATCAACGATGCGGACATCCGCGTTGGCCCGCACTATCTGGAGCGCATCGCCGCGCACCTGGCCGAGCCGAACGTCGGCCTGGTGACTGCGACGTACTTCGCGCAAGTGGCGGAGCGCGGCAGCATCTGGTCGAAGCTGGAGGCGCTTGGCATCAGCACGGAGTTCCTGCCGGGCATCCTCTCGGCACGCATGCTGGAGCGCGGCGTGCGCTTCGGCCTGGGCGGAACGCTGGCGCTGCGCCGCGAAACGCTGGACAGCATCGGCGGGTTCCAGATGCTGCGCGATCATGTTGCCGATGACTACGAACTTGGCGCTCGCGTGTACCAAAGCGGCCGCACCGTTCGCCTGATGCGCGAGGTGGTCGCCACCTCCGTTCCGCGCTACAGCTTTCGCGGATTTGCCGAGCACCAGCTCCGCTGGGGGCGTACCGTGCGCGATGCGCGGCCCGCACAATTCTTTGGCACGGTCACGCTGCACGCGGTGCCGTGGGCGATCGCAACGGTGATCGCAACGGGAGCGTCGTTGCCCAGCATCTCGCTGTTCTCGCTGGTGCTCTTCCTGCGCATCTTGGTTGCGCTGTGCGGAGGCGTGGGCCTGCTGCGCGATGGCCAGGTCTTGCGCGACATTCTGCTGATCCCCGTGCGCGACTGCTTCGCCCTGCTGCTGTGGGCGTGGACGTACGCGGGCGACGAGGTGGTGTGGCGCGGCGAGCGCTTCCGCCTGCGAAAGGGCGTGATGGAGCGCGTACAGCCTTAG
- a CDS encoding GIY-YIG nuclease family protein, with amino-acid sequence MTSHIEGRVVQHRNGTFKGFTSKYRCNRLVWYLRFPYVEDAIAYEKKIKGWTRARKVALIEAENPTWDDLSAEWGKQAAPYDWSAEANRKQILRSAQDDTAPIESE; translated from the coding sequence GTGACCAGCCACATCGAGGGCCGCGTCGTCCAGCACCGCAACGGTACCTTCAAAGGCTTTACCAGCAAGTATCGTTGTAACCGCCTCGTCTGGTACCTGCGATTTCCCTACGTGGAAGACGCAATCGCCTACGAGAAGAAGATCAAGGGCTGGACGCGCGCTCGCAAAGTTGCGCTGATCGAGGCAGAGAATCCGACTTGGGACGACTTGAGTGCTGAGTGGGGCAAGCAGGCAGCCCCATACGACTGGAGTGCCGAGGCTAACAGAAAGCAGATCCTTCGCTCCGCTCAGGATGACACTGCTCCAATCGAATCTGAGTGA